From Verrucomicrobiia bacterium, the proteins below share one genomic window:
- a CDS encoding glycosyltransferase family 4 protein → MHRNNAGREVRPLKIAVFHNLIAGGAKRYLGDTLRILKARGHRIDLYSLREPGADPMDLGVLCDADYPYDAEALKSVSWPVYSAEVIVNFICFLRYVRGLERIAKKIAADIDGRGYDVVYVHPCKTTQAPALLRFLKTPSVYCCHEGLRSVYEKDLTRAPAKKESGVAARLAAACRALGGRMLERGDRASAAAAGLVLANSYFSRESLYRTYGLFAEVVYLGVDEEKFTPSPVPKEDFVFCPGRIEFKKGYEWIIRGLARIPQAQRPALVLGGFYSRYCKPETDFLSGLAEKENVRLEFADLRSDDSLIDHYRRAQATVYLPYMEPFGLVPLESMACGTAVIGIREGGVRETVADGNVGLLVDRDPDEIAEAILRMKRDTAERRTMEANARAYAVANWAMEKAVDGVEKALSQAAGKAGAHPQSV, encoded by the coding sequence ATGCACAGAAATAATGCCGGACGCGAGGTGAGGCCGCTCAAGATCGCGGTTTTCCATAATCTCATCGCAGGCGGCGCCAAGCGCTATCTCGGCGACACGCTCCGGATTTTGAAAGCGCGGGGCCATCGCATTGATCTTTATTCGCTGAGGGAGCCGGGCGCGGACCCCATGGACCTGGGTGTCCTTTGCGACGCGGATTATCCGTATGACGCGGAGGCTCTGAAGTCGGTTTCGTGGCCGGTTTACAGCGCCGAAGTGATTGTGAATTTTATTTGCTTCCTGCGTTACGTCCGGGGGCTCGAGCGGATCGCCAAAAAAATCGCGGCGGACATCGATGGGCGAGGCTACGACGTGGTCTACGTCCATCCCTGCAAAACAACTCAGGCTCCGGCGCTGCTTCGCTTTTTGAAGACGCCGTCGGTTTATTGCTGCCATGAAGGCCTGCGTTCCGTGTACGAGAAAGATCTCACAAGAGCGCCGGCCAAGAAGGAAAGCGGGGTCGCTGCCAGGCTGGCCGCGGCCTGCCGCGCTCTCGGCGGGCGCATGCTGGAACGCGGAGACCGCGCAAGCGCGGCCGCCGCGGGACTCGTGCTCGCGAATTCGTACTTTTCCCGCGAGTCGCTTTACCGGACCTACGGCTTGTTTGCCGAAGTGGTTTATCTCGGCGTCGACGAGGAAAAATTCACGCCATCGCCGGTCCCGAAGGAAGATTTCGTTTTTTGTCCCGGAAGAATCGAATTCAAAAAAGGCTACGAATGGATTATTCGCGGCCTCGCCCGGATCCCGCAGGCCCAGAGGCCGGCGCTTGTGCTCGGCGGTTTTTACAGCCGGTACTGCAAGCCCGAAACCGATTTTTTGTCCGGTCTGGCGGAGAAAGAAAACGTCAGGCTCGAATTCGCGGATCTCCGGAGCGACGACAGTCTGATCGATCATTATCGCAGGGCCCAGGCCACAGTCTACCTGCCTTACATGGAACCGTTCGGCCTCGTGCCGCTGGAATCCATGGCCTGCGGCACCGCCGTCATCGGCATCCGCGAAGGCGGAGTCCGTGAAACAGTCGCGGATGGAAATGTAGGATTGCTGGTGGACCGCGATCCGGATGAGATTGCGGAAGCTATTTTGAGGATGAAGCGCGATACGGCTGAGCGCCGTACCATGGAAGCCAATGCCCGCGCGTATGCGGTTGCGAACTGGGCCATGGAAAAGGCTGTTGACGGCGTCGAGAAGGCCCTAAGCCAGGCGGCCGGCAAGGCAGGCGCGCATCCGCAGAGCGTATGA